Proteins co-encoded in one Hymenobacter swuensis DY53 genomic window:
- a CDS encoding lipoprotein signal peptidase: MKYWKYYLVALLVIVIDQLSKWAVHRYMPLGMPGEIPLLGDWFKLHYTLNPGMAFGVELPPPYGKILLTSFRLVAVTGIAYYIYKLWKQRAPQGFIVCVAMILGGALGNVIDSIFYGILYNNAPYGSPTPWFHGQVIDMLYVDIYEGFLPSSWPLMGGSHVSLWPIFNIADSAIFVGVALILLFQSRFFAHHEAAHPLAADDAQAAQTRRDAEASEVA; the protein is encoded by the coding sequence ATGAAGTACTGGAAATACTACCTAGTGGCCCTGTTGGTCATCGTCATTGATCAACTCTCGAAGTGGGCTGTGCACCGCTACATGCCCCTCGGCATGCCCGGTGAAATTCCGCTGCTTGGCGACTGGTTTAAGCTGCACTACACGCTCAACCCGGGTATGGCTTTCGGGGTAGAATTGCCGCCACCCTACGGTAAAATCCTGCTCACCAGCTTCCGGCTGGTGGCCGTGACGGGCATTGCATACTACATCTACAAATTGTGGAAACAGCGTGCCCCGCAGGGCTTTATTGTGTGTGTAGCCATGATTCTGGGCGGGGCGCTGGGTAACGTTATCGACTCGATTTTCTATGGTATTCTCTACAACAATGCGCCGTATGGTTCGCCTACACCCTGGTTTCATGGGCAAGTGATTGATATGCTGTACGTGGATATCTATGAGGGTTTCTTGCCATCTTCGTGGCCTTTAATGGGAGGCTCGCACGTATCACTATGGCCCATCTTCAACATTGCCGATTCGGCTATTTTTGTCGGAGTAGCCCTGATTCTATTGTTCCAGAGCCGCTTTTTTGCCCACCACGAAGCCGCGCACCCCCTGGCCGCCGATGATGCCCAAGCCGCCCAGACCCGCCGCGACGCTGAAGCCTCGGAAGTAGCGTAG